The Lewinellaceae bacterium DNA window CTGATTCTGAAAGGTATTCCCGAACCGGCTGATCAGGTATGGGTCAATGGTGATGAAATATCTGTGAGCTACAGTCGCGATTTAAGCTGTGGACTTATCAGCACGCCAAGCTCTATAGTTAACAATTTCCAGTTGTTGGATCGCACTGCGGGTGATGTGCCGGTTGCCTTTGACTTGATCTGTAACAACGGCAAACTGATTCTGCAACCAAAAGAAGACCTCAGGGTTTATGATGGGCATACGCTGGTTGCCATTTATCGGAATGTCCCGGATGTTTCCGGAAATGTAGCTGAGGATATTGAATGGCCTTTCAAAGTCATCGCGCAACAAGCGGACTGGCAGGAACAGGAAATCGTGGTTCGCTTGTACCAGGGTGATCAGATAACCAAAAAAGCACTCATTTACAATACGACCGGAAACCAGGTTACCGGTTTAAATCTGACACGGGCGGATGCCAGTTCCAGTGCCTGGTTAACAATGGACCCGATGAATAATTTGGTGATTCCGGCTGCAGGTCAGACAATCAACTTCTCCATCGATGGCAACCGGGCTCCCGGAGATTATACCGACGACATCGCCATCACAGGTATGGCAGGCAGAATCCCGGTGATCAAGGTTAAAGCAACCATTTTACCTCCGCCGCCTGCCACCGAGAACATTGTAAAGAGAGAAAATGAGATGGAGTTGGTAGCCAACTGGCGTTTTGAAGACTTTAACCTGACCAGTGTGGATTCGTTGGATCAAATTCAGGTACTCATTGATGGTCAGGTGCGAGGCTTGGCGAATATTAAAGCTGTAGGTCCGTTCTATGCGGCAATCATCAAAATTCAGGGTAATGCCAGCGATGCCGGTAAAACGTTGCAATTCAGGGTATGGCATGGCAATGCCTTGACCCTCTATGAAGGAGTTGCCTTATCCGGTTTAATCCAATTCAGCAATGGCACCAAAGTCGGTTCCCTGGATGCCCCGGAACTGATCATTGTAAAGGATGCAATCGTGGTTAGTATTAATGAGGTCAGACAGGATAATGTATTTAAACTTTCCAGCTATCCGAATCCTTTTGCCGAAGCCACGAACATCCGGTTTGAGCTCGATCAACCAAAGGATGCACTGATTCAGATTTTTAATGTTATGGGTCAGATGGTATATGAGGAAAAAGGATATTATGCCAGTGGGGAACATCAGATACGATTTAATTCAACGGCTGGAATGGCCGGAGGCATGTATTATGTTCTGATGCAGTCAGACGGACAAATTGCGACGCATCGTATGATTCTGATCCGATAACCGGATAAATACATTTGAAAGAACAGAATGATGAACAAGTGACATAGCTTGTTCATCATTTTTGTTTAAAGTCCAGAACTATTTAATTCGTAAAATTAAAATCCGGGAATCATCCGGTGTATAAACTTAAAAAAAGGAAAGATGCTTCCAATTCTATCAATAAACGGATCTAAAAATTAGTATTTTGATGAAGACCAAATTAACCGGCTACTTCAGATGACTTTTCATTAGATCAATCTTTTAACGTAATTCTGTGTTTTTGAAATACCTCCACCTGTTTATCCTTATTGCATTCATTTCATCGTGTGCTTCTTCAGATGATGACAAGCCCCAGACTGGATTGCAGGATGCAAATGCAGGAATATTTTCTCAAATCCAGGTTCAGAACGGGCAGCAGTTATTTAATCTGCATTGTGTTGCGTGCCATGGCAATGATCTGCGAGGAACAGAAGGTGGCACGGCTCTGATGGGCGACCACTTCCTGGAGAAATGGAAGGACAGTACAGTGGCCCAATTGTATACGCTGACCCAAAAAACCATGCCCAAGGCTAATCCGGGCTTACTGGATGATCCATCCTATGCCTCATTAATCGCATTTATACTTAGTGCCAATGGATTTCCGTCGGGTGATGCCAAGCTGCCTGATGAAGCTGAACCCCTGAGTCACTTCAAACTTGGCATACCTCCGTCAGCGACCCGTGTCAGTCTTCAATTTAAACCGAAAGCCCTGGACAGTGGAAAGCATTCCGTGGAAGCGGAATGGCTCCAGCACCGGGGTGAATACGCGAGCACCAATTATTCGCCCCTGGATCAGATCAACCGGGACAATGTGAAAAGTCTAAAAATCCTCTGGCGCTGGAAGTCGGATAATTTTGGCCCGGGTCCGGAATACTATTTTAAAGTCACTCCATTGATGGTCAATGGAATTTTATACACCACCGCAGGTACCAGCCGCAGTGTGGTTGCCATTGATGCTGAAACCGGCGAAACCTTGTGGGTATTTCATTTGGATGAAAGGGAGCGACAGCCTTATGTGCCCCGGCAAAATTCCGGCCGTGGTGTCGCTTACTGGGCAAGTCCGGAAGGCCATGACCGGATTCTGTATATTTCTCCTGCCTATCAGTTGGTTGCACTCGATGCGAAATCAGGGCGACCCATCCAACCATTTGGTAAAGATGGTGTGGTAGATCTCAAGAAAGCGCTGGGGCCACACGTAGACCAGAACACGCCCATCGGATCAACATCTCCACCGATCATCGTCAATGATGTTGTGGTTCTCGGGTCGACCTTTCCGGTTGGATTGGCCCCTGAATCGAAAAAACAGGCTCGCGGTGATATTATGGGCTTTGATGTAAGGACAGGTAAAAAATTATGGACCTTTCATTCCATTCCCCAGAAGGGTGAGCCGGGTGTGGAAACCTGGGAAAACAATAGCTGGGAATATACCGGCAATGCCGGAGCCTGGGCACCCTTATCCGCCGACCCGGAACTGGGCTATGTCTATTTGCCCATGGAAGCGGCAACCGGCGATTTTTATGGAGGCCATCGTCCCGGAGATAACCTTTATTCCAGTTCTCTGGTCTGTCTGAATGCAAAAACAGGTGCATTGGTTTGGCATTATCAGATCGTGCATCATGATATCTGGGATTATGATCTGCCGGCACCACCGGTCCTGGCAGACCTCACCGTGGGAGGGAAGCCGGTCAAAGCGGTCATCCAGGTGACGAAGCAGGCTTTTGTTTTTGCATTTGAACGCACGAATGGCCGGCCCATCTGGCCTATTGAGGAAAAACCGGTTCCACAATCAACAGTCTCAGGGGAACGAACTTCTCCGACTCAACCATTTCCTTCCAAGCCTGCACCATTTGATGTCCAGGGTTATTCCGAGGATATCCTCGTTGATTTTACCCCGGAGATCAAAGAGCAAGCGAAAGCAATTGCGGCAAAATATGATAAGGGGCCAATATACAATCCGGTTGCACTCTACCATCCCCCGGATCAACTGGGAACTTTGGTCATTCCGGATGCAGTAGGCGGCGCCAACTGGCAGGGAGCCGTTCTGGACTCGGAAACAGGGGTTTTATATGTTTCTTCCAGTACGGTCCTGCGACCGATGAGTCTGGAACGTGGAGATGAAAGGACGGATATGGATTACATGGCATACCTGGGCAGTTCACGGATAGGCCCTTATGGTCTGCCATTGGTGAAGCCGCCCTACGGTCGTATCACAGCGATCGATATGAACAAAGGAGAGCATCTGTGGATGGTGGCCAATGCGGATTCGCCAGACTGGATTAAAAACAACCCGGCGCTGAAAGGATTGAATATTCCCCGTACAGGTACCCCGGACCGGGTTGGCTTGCTGGTAACCAAGACGCTCTTATTTGCCGGCGAGGGCTCGGGGCTTTATGTTTCTGATGGAGGAGGCGGGAACAAATTTCGCGCTCTGGATAAGGCTACCGGCGAGATTATCGCGGAGATTGAGTTACCAGCCAATCAATGCGGCATCCCGATGACCTACTCCATCAATGGCAGGCAATACATTGTGGTTGCAGTGGGTGCCGTGGGACATCCGGGTGAATTGGTGGCTTTAGGACTATAATTATTTTCATAAAAGGATTACACCTTTCTCATTTAATCCGGTCTATTTACCTGTTAATGATACAAGATGCATCTTACCAGATCTCCACTACCTATCTATATCCTGAACAGTTACGTTGATGTATAATTCTTTAGATCCCATTTAAATCCATTCTGTGTAAGTCACTACTACTTCTCGAGTGACGACATCAAATGGAACTATCAATCGGATATTTTGTGAATTGCTATTGAAAGTAAGCCATGCCACAATTATTCAAACCTGTGCGACACTAATGAAAATGGAACACAGGTATTGTCTTCAACTTTGAAGCGTCAAATTATTTCAACTTTCACAGTCTTCTAAAATTTGAATAACAAATGGACAATTCAATTCCACAGCTCCAAAAGAACATCTGGGTATTCTGTATGTTTTTTTCACCTTTACTTATTACCATTGCGCAGTTTTTTTGGCGAGATGGTATGCTGTCCGCGACCGCCGGCACCATTCAGGTGGTGGCCTTTGTACTTTGGATCATTGCTTTTCAGGGGATGTTTTATAGCATAAGAAATGAATTTCCTCAATACACAATTATAGGATTTATTGTGGCGGTATATGCTTGTGTAGCTGGAAACAATTTTGGGGTGGATGGCATTTATAGTGATGCGATGGGCCTGCAAAGTCTGGACGAATCCAAACAACTGATCGAACGGATAGGCTTCCCAGCCCTGATCTATCTTTACATTCCAGGGATCTTTTTCCCTCTCAGCCTTTTGATGATTGGTATCCAATTGATACGGGCTAGAAAAGTGAGCAAGGTAGCAGGCATGGTACTGGTTATCGGAGCAGTGTGCTTTCCTTTAAGTCGGATTCCCCGCGTGGATTGGATTGCCCATTTGGATAACCTGACATTGATTGCGGGACAAGTCCTGATTGCCAAACAACTTTTTCATCGGAAAACTTCCAAAACGAGTTGGTCAGCAGCATGAACGGAGTAGATAAAGTCTTCGTACTCCTTTCTGCTGGCAATACGATTATGGCCCTTCATGAAGATAGCTGGACAACTATAATGGCCGGTTTTGAATAAAAAATACTTGATATCTTTAATCCATTGCTAAATCACTGGCTTTGCAACGCGTTTCATTCTTTTTTTTGACACTTTTTACCTTGCTTTCCTCTGGATATGCCAGCCCATCGGTAATCATTAGAAATGTACTGCGGATCTATCCTCTCGACTCCAACGGTGAATGGTTGGTTGACAGTAGTGCAAGCATGCAGCTGGATGATGTCAGGGCTAAAACATTTAACTCGGAAATAAACAGCATCAACCGTGTACCACCGCAAGGAGCTCTTTGGTTAAAGACAAATTTGATTGCTGAAGATCAAATTACCGATTGGCTCCTGCTCCTGAAAAATCCATCCCTGGAGTCATCATCCAACCGGTCCATTTATGCAGCTGAATTTTGCTACATGGATGCCTTTTTCATTCACCAGGATGGTAAGATTGAAAGTAAAAAGGATGGATACTTTGTACCTCGACGAGAGCGTGCTTATTACGACCAGCCTTTGGCAAATGCAGTTCCTTTTTCTGTTGAGAAAGAAGACACGTTAACCATTTATGTGCGTGTATTTAATCCCCTCGATGGAATAAAAACCATATCGTGGGAGCTCCGCCCACAGACCTTAGGGATACCAAAAGATAAAACAGGGCTTGCCAATCTCATGACGTTTTGCATGGGCGTCACTAGCATTTTAGGTTTATTATGTTTTTTCTTTTTTCTCGCCGACAAAGATTACGCAAATCTGTATTTCAGTATTTTTTGCTATCTGCTCATGTTTCACTATAGCATTATTCATACGGAATTACCTTTTGTAAAATGGTTTGTTCCGGAGCGACCATGGTTAGCAGAATATGCCTGGTATCTAATGACCAACCTTCTTTCTGTGTTTTTTGTTTTGTTTGTCAGGTCATTTGTCAATCTGAGGGAACACTCAAAACGGTGGGACCAGATAGCCATTTTTGTTCTCGCAAGTAGTTTGTTTTGTTTGACGCTTTCACTACTCAATCATGACCTCTCCTGGCAATTAAGTTTAGAGTGGTTAAATGGGCTGGTATTCGCATGCACACTTATTTTGGTGATCAGAATTGCTTTTTTACCTGGATACCTATCAAAAATTGTCGCCTTCGGTTCCATTTGGATGTTGGTATTTGGTATTCTGGGTATCCTCTCAAATATGGGCTATTTTGGAAAGTTTTTACCCTGGCCTATTGGTCAATTGGGAATGATGGTCATCTATACCTTTGGTTTAGCCTATAAATTACAACTCAACGAACGCTCTAAAGCAGAAGCGCATAAAGTCCTTGAGCTCGATGCCATAAAGAGCCGTTTCTTTGCTAATATTTCTCATGAATTCCGGACACCATTAACGTTGATTTTGGGGCCTTTGAAGAAAGCACAGGAACAAGTTCCTGCAAGTGAATTAGCTGAAATCGAAGAAAGCTCTAAAGTCGATATCAAGGTACCAGCTAAGCATATAGGCTTCATGCGACGTAATGCAGAACGGCTGCAACAACTAATCGATCAGTTGCTTGATTTGGCGAAGCTGGAAAATGGGAGTATGTCCCTCCAATTATCCAAAGGTGATGTGGTTCCTTTCTTGCGGGCACTCGTTTACAGTTTTGAAAGCCTGGCAGAGATGCGCCAGATACACTTTCAAACCGAATTTCCTGCGGGCGGTGCACTTCATTATTTTGACCGGGACAAATTGGAAAAGATCGTAACCAATTTGCTTTCGAATGCATTCAAATTTACGCCAACCCTGGGAAAGGTCTTCGTTCGTGCCCAACTGGAAAAAGGTCGGCTAAAAGTAACCATAGAGGACAGTGGTAACGGTATTCCACCGGAGGAACTGGAAAAAATATTTGAACGGTTTTACCAGGTGGAGGGTACCGAGGATCAAGGTACTGGCATTGGATTAGCTTTGGTAAAGGAACTTGTTCAGATACATCATGGACAGATTAGTGTCGAGAGCGCTCAAGGAAAAGGAACGATCTTTAAAATAAGTATTCCGGTGGATCAAAATTTCTATCGGAAAGAAGAAATTGATCAAGCCCAGCCATTTTCCTCAGCGATCATTCGTGACGCTAATCCTAATACACAAACCGAAACCGATTCGACGCTGTCTGCATCCCCGAAAAATCAAGGATTGCCCCTCATGTTGATTGTAGAAGACAATCCTGATTTACGTCGTTTTATTGCAGAGACATTGCAAAATGATTTTTCGATTGCAACAGCAGAAAATGGCCGATCCGGTCTTAATATGGCTTTAGAGCTTACCCCCGATATTGTTCTTAGCGACGTGATGATGCCTGAAATGGATGGATTTATTTTCTGTGAGACATTGAAAAAGAACGAACGGACCAGCCATATTCCGGTGATTCTTTTGACAGCCAAAGCCGGTCAAGAACACAAAATGGCTGGACTTGAAACTGGGGCTGATGTCTACATGACGAAACCATTTGATGAGGCTGAATTACGCATCCAAGCCCGTAACCTGGTGGATCAGCGTCAGCGATTGCGGAAACGATATGAAGCCCTGGGTGAGTTTCAACGAATGATCCATATGGGTCCTGCTTCGGTTGCAGTAACTTCAGCCGACCAGCGCTTCTTAGAGAAAGTATCTAAAGCCATTGAGAATAACATAGACAATGAATTTTTTTCAGTCGAGGACCTCGCAGGAATCGTCTTCTTTAGCCGTAGTCAATTACACCGCAAGCTGAAATCAATTACTGGGAAAAGCCCAAATGAACTCATCCGGGAATACCGCCTTACACGCGCAAAAGATCTCTTGGAACAAGGCCATGGTAATGTGACCGAGGTAGCCATGAGTGTTGGATACAGCAGCCTGTCCTATTTTTCGAGAAGCTTTAAAGATGCTTTTGGCGTGATGCCCAGTGAGTTGTAAGCTAGTTACGACGGATGTACAATCGCCAATTCACAAGACCAGGATGGATTAGGACTCCGGGTTTAATGTATCCTTTACCGAAAACTTAAGGACTCATGATTTTCGCAAACAGCATGATTCAATTACTATTTAGAAAAATCAGTAGGTGCTAATTCTTAAAAGATCACCTGGGCTTCAACCAGATAAGACGCCTCGGGGATGCGACCCTTACAGTCTTCATTCCAGTTGTTGTTTTATAAAATAAACAAAATACCGATGACCATCAGAACTATTTCCCCCATTGTGTAAATCAGGTATTTTTTCTCACCTGATACGTATCGAACAGCATCCTACAGCTGCGGCGAAATAGCATTGCCACTAATTAAAGGCACAATTGATCTACAATTTACTGAACCTATCAGTAACCGGAATGATGGCGAAAACAAATGGGTTATAGTGATTCCTATGAATTTTTATGCTAGGATATCAGTGTCAATATTGGTAAAATAGTCCTTATGATTCTTGGATCCTCTTGCGAGCAGCTATCCCCAGAACAATCAAACTGCACCCTACAGCTACCAGGGCACCGCTATCTTCTCTAAATACAGCTAACAGATTAAATAATGCACCTATAAAGATGAGTACGGAGTAGCTGTATTTTTTATTTGAATTAAACATACGTTTATTCATGGTCTGGGAATAGTTAAGTTGGTCTGGTAAGTTCGCAAAACCCAGAATACCTGACTTTTTTAATCGATACAATTACCCAAAAGTTCGATAAATAGCATTTCATGCCACGAAACTGATTATATTCATTGTGTTCAGATTCAAAGTTATTAAAACCGTTTGTTATGTCTCTCCTTTCCGATTTGATGGCAGCACCACAGAAGTCGACAGCTCCATCCAGGTATACTACATTTTGCGGCATCTTTTATATGGCAAATGGGCTACTTATTTTAGCTTGGCCTGGTGTCGTTCAAACCTTGTTTCGAGATGAAGCATTTGTCGGGAATGAGTCCATGCTTTTCCGGGTAATCGGTATGCTTCTGACGATCGTCGGTTGGTTCTATTTCTTTGGTGGCAGAGCCGGATCACGGTCATTCGTTGTATCCACAGTGATCGATCGGATCATCCTGGTTCCAGCGGTGCTTATACCGGTTGCTTTGGCTTGTGTATTTCCCCATGTTCTGCTTACATTCGGCATCCTGGATCCCATCCTGGGCTTCATTGGGTGGTACCTCCTGGCATCCGATAAATCATAATTCAACCGCTTAACTCCCCTACTGAATTATTTAAAATCAGTCATTTCATTTAATAATTTATTCCCAACCCGATGTAACGGATATCTTTCACCGTTTATTCAAATTAATTGCCAGAACAGGTTATTTGACTGAATAACTTTGAGCTAATCCACTCGTTTACCTGATCAGAATAACCTTTTTACTTATCGCATATTTTCCATTTGAAATATACATCAGATAATTGCCGGCTGGTAAATCGGAAACATCGAGCCTGGTTGTGCCGTCCACATGCAGGTTGAATGTTTTCACCCGGGCACCCAATGGATTAAATAGAGTGATCTGCACATCTTCGTTTAGTTCATCGGACGTGAGCGAAATATTAATTCCTTCCCTGGCCGGGTTTGGAGAAATACGGACCACCTCCGGATCCAACTTCAATTGATGTACTGCACTTGTGTTCGACTCAAACTTGTATTCACCCGTTTCAGTATTTAAAGTAACTCTGTAATTTCCCGCAGTTACCGGAACACTGCGGCCATTCCGGCTGCCAATTCCGGTCGGGAAACTAACATTGCCCCAGTAATTTGACCAGTCATCATCCGCCCGAAACTTGACTTCACCATCTTTAAGCTGTATCGAATTGATGTACCAGAAATAGTTGTCCAAAGAATCCCTGGTCATTTTCACATCCTCATCCCAGGTACCAATAGAGGTTGCTGTCCCAATGATTCCAACTGTACCAAAAACTTTCACCAAATCTAAATTATACTCCGCGGTCGTTGAATTGAAGGTAATATTGTACCTACCCGCAGGAACAGGAATTGGATCTAATTCGTGGGTGGCAATACCGGATGGAAAGCTTACCCCACCCCAAAAGAAAATCAGGTTCGTATCTGCATTAAATACTAAAAACCCATCGGATAAATCAATCCGTAATCTCCAAATGGATGCATCGTCCGGATCGCGTGTCATAGCTGTTATCATAGTGGAATCACCTGACGGCGTAGTAAATAAGATACTGATACCGCGGTAATGAATGATTTTCTCAAAGTTATATTCGAGTGTTTTAGTGTTGAAAGAGACCTCATATTCACCGGCAGACAGGACTTGAATGTCATAGCCGTCCCGGATAGCTATGCCGTTTGGAAATGAATTCCCACCCCAATTGAAAATCCAGTCATGATTACCTCTGAATTTTAGCTCGCCGACCTCTAGCATTACTCTGGCTGTCCACAAGTCTGCGTTTACCTCATCCTGTTTAAGATCGGTTTCAACATCCCAGACTCCCGCAGTAGCATCTCCAATGATGCCGATAGAATTAAATGAGTTATCCTTCTCAAAGAAGTATTCACCAGTCGATTTATTAAAATGAACCAGGTACTTCCCTTTTGGAACCGGAATAAAAGGCCCATTCGCAATACCAACTCCGGTTGGAAAATCCACATTGCCCCAGGTTAATACCCAGGCATCATTTGCCCGGAATATGACTTCACCATCGGTCAGTTGAATGGATAGACTGTATTGATTGGTATCGCTCGTTTCCTGGTACATATCCATGTCGTAATCAAAGCCACCAGGAGTGGCATAGCCATAAATACCAATGTCGGAGTATGGTACAAATGAATAATCACCAGTGTCAGAGTTGAAGGTGATGCGGTATTTTCCACCTTTCTTTATCGGGATATTCGGACCGTCCTGAGTACCCTTTCCGGACGGAAAACTTCCTGAACTCCAGTTGGCAACCCAGCTGTGGTTCATCCGGAAGGCGCAATCTCCAGGGGTCAATTTCAGGATGAGGGACCACCTGTTTGGATCATCCTGATCCGGGATCAAATCCGTATCTGTATTCCAGCCGCCAGGTGTGGCAGAGCCGATGATCCCGATCGAGTTGGTTTGGGAATAACCATCGATTACCAGCAAACTGAGAAAAATTAGCAGTGGTAGCCGAAATTTTAATTGGTTTAAGATTGCTACCATTTCGGATGCAAGTTTTCAGGGTTAAAACAAAATGGCAAGATCTGGAACAAGTTCATGAACCGGATAACTCACCACATTGATATCAAATTATCACTTGTTTATAAATATTACAACAAACAGGAATAATAACTCCGTTCAACTCTGGAATTGGCCGTTTATAGAACTTACTGTTATCGTTTAATTCTCTGGAAGTTTTCAACGCTTTAGAAAACCAAAGTTGGTCAGAAACTCGACAAACCGGCCATCGGCTTTTACATCTGCAATGAATTGAGGATCCTTAATTAAATTCGGATAAGTCCAGGGATTTGCACAGATGGATTCAAACCGGGAATACGATAAGGAGGTGTTTTTGGCTACTATTTCATAATAATAATAAACCTCGTCAGGGAGGATCAAATCGGCATCCTGTAAGATGACCGACCGTTCGACGGCAGCCGTCGGAAAAGTATTGTTCTCCAGTACCTCAACGACCGCTTGTTCCAGCAACTTTTTGGCATCCGTGGTATCTCCCATCAGATAATCCAGCTTCGGCAAGTAGGAATCGGGATTAAAGACACAGATAGAATTGCGATTTATTGGCCGTAGAACGATGTCTTTCACGTCGGTAAGAATTTTATAGGCCTCCTCATTTTCACCCTGATCCAACAACAACCTCGCCTCATTGAGATTG harbors:
- a CDS encoding PQQ-binding-like beta-propeller repeat protein codes for the protein MKYLHLFILIAFISSCASSDDDKPQTGLQDANAGIFSQIQVQNGQQLFNLHCVACHGNDLRGTEGGTALMGDHFLEKWKDSTVAQLYTLTQKTMPKANPGLLDDPSYASLIAFILSANGFPSGDAKLPDEAEPLSHFKLGIPPSATRVSLQFKPKALDSGKHSVEAEWLQHRGEYASTNYSPLDQINRDNVKSLKILWRWKSDNFGPGPEYYFKVTPLMVNGILYTTAGTSRSVVAIDAETGETLWVFHLDERERQPYVPRQNSGRGVAYWASPEGHDRILYISPAYQLVALDAKSGRPIQPFGKDGVVDLKKALGPHVDQNTPIGSTSPPIIVNDVVVLGSTFPVGLAPESKKQARGDIMGFDVRTGKKLWTFHSIPQKGEPGVETWENNSWEYTGNAGAWAPLSADPELGYVYLPMEAATGDFYGGHRPGDNLYSSSLVCLNAKTGALVWHYQIVHHDIWDYDLPAPPVLADLTVGGKPVKAVIQVTKQAFVFAFERTNGRPIWPIEEKPVPQSTVSGERTSPTQPFPSKPAPFDVQGYSEDILVDFTPEIKEQAKAIAAKYDKGPIYNPVALYHPPDQLGTLVIPDAVGGANWQGAVLDSETGVLYVSSSTVLRPMSLERGDERTDMDYMAYLGSSRIGPYGLPLVKPPYGRITAIDMNKGEHLWMVANADSPDWIKNNPALKGLNIPRTGTPDRVGLLVTKTLLFAGEGSGLYVSDGGGGNKFRALDKATGEIIAEIELPANQCGIPMTYSINGRQYIVVAVGAVGHPGELVALGL
- a CDS encoding SusF/SusE family outer membrane protein, whose product is MLVIDGYSQTNSIGIIGSATPGGWNTDTDLIPDQDDPNRWSLILKLTPGDCAFRMNHSWVANWSSGSFPSGKGTQDGPNIPIKKGGKYRITFNSDTGDYSFVPYSDIGIYGYATPGGFDYDMDMYQETSDTNQYSLSIQLTDGEVIFRANDAWVLTWGNVDFPTGVGIANGPFIPVPKGKYLVHFNKSTGEYFFEKDNSFNSIGIIGDATAGVWDVETDLKQDEVNADLWTARVMLEVGELKFRGNHDWIFNWGGNSFPNGIAIRDGYDIQVLSAGEYEVSFNTKTLEYNFEKIIHYRGISILFTTPSGDSTMITAMTRDPDDASIWRLRIDLSDGFLVFNADTNLIFFWGGVSFPSGIATHELDPIPVPAGRYNITFNSTTAEYNLDLVKVFGTVGIIGTATSIGTWDEDVKMTRDSLDNYFWYINSIQLKDGEVKFRADDDWSNYWGNVSFPTGIGSRNGRSVPVTAGNYRVTLNTETGEYKFESNTSAVHQLKLDPEVVRISPNPAREGINISLTSDELNEDVQITLFNPLGARVKTFNLHVDGTTRLDVSDLPAGNYLMYISNGKYAISKKVILIR
- a CDS encoding response regulator; protein product: MQRVSFFFLTLFTLLSSGYASPSVIIRNVLRIYPLDSNGEWLVDSSASMQLDDVRAKTFNSEINSINRVPPQGALWLKTNLIAEDQITDWLLLLKNPSLESSSNRSIYAAEFCYMDAFFIHQDGKIESKKDGYFVPRRERAYYDQPLANAVPFSVEKEDTLTIYVRVFNPLDGIKTISWELRPQTLGIPKDKTGLANLMTFCMGVTSILGLLCFFFFLADKDYANLYFSIFCYLLMFHYSIIHTELPFVKWFVPERPWLAEYAWYLMTNLLSVFFVLFVRSFVNLREHSKRWDQIAIFVLASSLFCLTLSLLNHDLSWQLSLEWLNGLVFACTLILVIRIAFLPGYLSKIVAFGSIWMLVFGILGILSNMGYFGKFLPWPIGQLGMMVIYTFGLAYKLQLNERSKAEAHKVLELDAIKSRFFANISHEFRTPLTLILGPLKKAQEQVPASELAEIEESSKVDIKVPAKHIGFMRRNAERLQQLIDQLLDLAKLENGSMSLQLSKGDVVPFLRALVYSFESLAEMRQIHFQTEFPAGGALHYFDRDKLEKIVTNLLSNAFKFTPTLGKVFVRAQLEKGRLKVTIEDSGNGIPPEELEKIFERFYQVEGTEDQGTGIGLALVKELVQIHHGQISVESAQGKGTIFKISIPVDQNFYRKEEIDQAQPFSSAIIRDANPNTQTETDSTLSASPKNQGLPLMLIVEDNPDLRRFIAETLQNDFSIATAENGRSGLNMALELTPDIVLSDVMMPEMDGFIFCETLKKNERTSHIPVILLTAKAGQEHKMAGLETGADVYMTKPFDEAELRIQARNLVDQRQRLRKRYEALGEFQRMIHMGPASVAVTSADQRFLEKVSKAIENNIDNEFFSVEDLAGIVFFSRSQLHRKLKSITGKSPNELIREYRLTRAKDLLEQGHGNVTEVAMSVGYSSLSYFSRSFKDAFGVMPSEL